The Streptomyces sp. NBC_01775 genome includes a region encoding these proteins:
- a CDS encoding hybrid sensor histidine kinase/response regulator, with the protein MSSRPSRGAARLAAILDALPDALLLVNCNGTVVNANTIALEAFETPGTALVGRGLLDLLPEFDSKRIPGSMRRPEEAAAQAQDRQKPTRMVARRTDGTEFPVEVTSANLEDGRTPYASAIEAAFADHSVTGQGGYTGDELLMLVVRDLTGTLDTEAELARQQRQTEMILRAASEGVVGVDAEGNVVLVNPAAAQILGYRASDLGGQRLHPLVHHSRPDGSPLPYEETPLADTLRSGRKHRMRVGQVLWAKDGRAVPVDMTTAPVRDGEQLVGAVLTFADRRPYDEVSARQSQLRALLEESLRGPLEQLRGELAGLASDPAGQLWPEANQILHNLSAGYARMTTLVDNVLSYQRLDAGQERLSCESVPMDAVVSAGVEGAIELIGPGRAQFAVHAPPIEAEVDPERLAVALAHLIADVAGVDATGRTPAAPPPGVDPTIVVAAAQRGDVVRIEVRGPYGGGSPVHEPLVRGIITRHGGVLQTHEVPGAAGGSAYVLEVPVVAAPGNASGSGRPRARARARAEGEHVGPGTDGDTGGGTGGGGSHARGRGPGSTGGRGHGHARGVGDGSEGGAVGDTAGGGGALAGAGFNTVRGPETGETTLMPAPAAPARGTAGQVWGPEHDRGEGPGSGPGAGGGSETGSGPRTGSGRGAWEAAGSGGPGGPEGSSGGSGTPSGSGAGSFGPGGSGDGGGVRAGSGNALQLEPAPDPRQGPPGLGQVPDPRQSHELGPGSGAGAGGTGGRGTGAGVGPGTTAGPEQAGPAVPGQGRPVHDTLDPGRPAQGRPGQGRPGQGRPGQGRAGQGRAELGPGARPGSESGAAPSSIGDEGSAQASAQGPRVPAQESSYGEGFEAVEIPRPTGRRRGRPSPAEEQHELPEQYEQHDQHELASGAGESTRGTGAGSGAGALALPPAGGGNVSVPAQSAGRRARRTLADPAEARTDVTPDALGPGEAVETDGGSLAAHEASGAQVSYEAGGSEGEQSSVSSELELPAVSGGGRRARRIAAARARAQAEAEAQQGPQHAPFALPPGPAAEEEPSSGSGPGMGSGAGPGVGSSAEAGSGAGVGEPDAASFGYGLNGVGSPASSPASDASSPTSPASASAAASVEEQPQQDGAQAEAEAQAEAERRRAEHSVVAASPILGGSYPQHQLPQLPQSPPMPEHGQSGTGGSGPYGSEQGPLVRTLGQGMPFTERMAEQAAHQWHGQPPPASSPASAIPSTPSTPPAPAGSGRRRKLATPQERQEEAAPGQEQTGPAGQAARGQGQAAHEQSGQGGQGGQAQGQGRGQEQGQAQAETGAPARPQPGTQSTGRPQGRPAQQGGAQPPAVPGQNPPGAGPLPGPMPQPQPRPQPHSQPQPQQPQPQPQNGTGNGTGPQQFAIGASVGPSLTEGPEPLDGPDSPVEVSDGRGLSMPPYARDDELPPEPLDNPRRLLVWPEPDVSTQQALSDRGYRPVLVHSREEVDAQIAAYPAALFVDPLTGPITRTALQSLRTAAVAAEVPVLVTAGLGQATREAAYGADPAVLLKALAPRDSEQHPPRVLLVEEHQAIAGAFAATLERRGMQVAHAPTDAEAVNVAAQVRPNLVVMDLMQVRRRRAGIIDWLRVNGLLNRTPFVVYTSADMDPGELPRLASGETVLFLAERSTSGEVQSRIVDLLTKIGAN; encoded by the coding sequence GTGAGCAGCAGGCCATCCCGAGGCGCTGCTCGCCTCGCCGCCATACTCGACGCCCTGCCCGACGCACTGCTTCTGGTGAACTGCAACGGCACGGTGGTCAACGCCAACACGATCGCGCTGGAAGCCTTCGAGACGCCCGGCACGGCTCTCGTGGGTCGCGGCCTGCTCGATCTGCTTCCCGAGTTCGACTCGAAGCGGATCCCCGGGTCGATGCGCCGCCCCGAAGAGGCCGCCGCCCAGGCGCAGGACCGCCAGAAGCCGACCCGGATGGTCGCGCGGCGTACGGACGGCACCGAGTTCCCGGTCGAGGTGACCAGCGCGAACCTTGAGGACGGACGGACGCCCTACGCCTCGGCCATCGAGGCGGCGTTCGCCGACCACAGCGTCACCGGGCAGGGCGGTTACACCGGCGACGAGTTGCTGATGCTCGTCGTACGCGACCTCACCGGCACCCTCGACACCGAGGCCGAACTGGCGCGCCAGCAGCGGCAGACCGAGATGATCCTGCGGGCCGCCTCGGAGGGCGTGGTCGGCGTCGACGCCGAGGGCAACGTCGTCCTCGTCAATCCGGCGGCTGCTCAGATACTGGGATACCGCGCGAGCGATCTGGGCGGGCAGCGGCTCCATCCCCTCGTCCACCACTCGCGCCCCGACGGCAGTCCCCTCCCGTACGAGGAGACGCCGCTCGCCGACACCCTGCGCTCGGGCCGCAAGCACCGGATGCGCGTGGGGCAGGTGCTGTGGGCGAAGGACGGGCGCGCGGTGCCGGTCGACATGACGACGGCGCCGGTGCGGGACGGCGAACAACTGGTCGGCGCGGTGCTGACCTTCGCGGACCGGCGCCCCTACGACGAGGTCTCCGCGCGCCAGTCCCAGCTGCGCGCGTTGCTGGAGGAATCGCTGCGCGGGCCGCTGGAGCAGCTGCGCGGCGAACTGGCGGGGCTCGCCTCCGACCCGGCCGGACAGCTGTGGCCCGAGGCGAACCAGATCCTCCACAACCTGTCCGCCGGTTATGCCCGGATGACGACGCTCGTCGACAACGTCCTCAGCTACCAGCGGCTGGATGCCGGACAAGAACGGCTCAGCTGCGAGTCGGTGCCGATGGACGCGGTGGTCTCCGCCGGCGTCGAGGGCGCCATCGAGCTGATCGGGCCGGGGCGGGCGCAGTTCGCCGTGCACGCTCCGCCGATAGAAGCGGAAGTGGATCCGGAACGGCTCGCGGTCGCGCTGGCGCACCTCATCGCCGACGTGGCGGGCGTGGACGCGACGGGCCGCACACCGGCCGCGCCGCCGCCGGGTGTCGACCCGACGATCGTGGTCGCGGCAGCGCAGCGCGGGGACGTCGTGCGCATCGAGGTACGCGGCCCGTACGGCGGCGGCAGCCCCGTCCACGAGCCGCTGGTGCGCGGCATCATCACCCGGCACGGCGGCGTCCTTCAGACCCACGAGGTACCGGGTGCGGCGGGGGGCAGCGCGTATGTGCTGGAGGTACCGGTCGTCGCGGCGCCTGGGAACGCGTCCGGTTCGGGGCGGCCCCGTGCGCGGGCGCGCGCCCGCGCAGAGGGTGAGCACGTCGGCCCCGGCACTGACGGGGACACCGGGGGCGGCACGGGAGGCGGCGGCAGCCACGCCCGGGGCCGGGGGCCCGGCAGCACGGGAGGCCGGGGCCACGGTCATGCGCGGGGCGTCGGTGACGGCAGTGAGGGCGGTGCTGTCGGCGACACGGCCGGTGGCGGCGGGGCCCTCGCGGGGGCCGGGTTCAATACGGTGCGCGGGCCGGAGACCGGCGAGACGACGTTGATGCCCGCTCCCGCCGCACCGGCACGCGGTACGGCGGGGCAGGTGTGGGGCCCGGAGCACGACCGGGGAGAGGGCCCGGGTTCCGGTCCCGGGGCCGGTGGTGGGTCCGAGACCGGTAGTGGGCCCAGGACCGGTAGTGGTCGGGGTGCGTGGGAAGCGGCGGGTTCGGGCGGCCCGGGAGGCCCAGAGGGCTCCTCGGGCGGAAGCGGAACGCCAAGCGGAAGCGGTGCCGGAAGCTTCGGGCCGGGCGGAAGCGGTGATGGCGGCGGCGTCCGCGCGGGTTCGGGAAACGCGCTTCAGCTGGAACCCGCGCCGGACCCCCGGCAGGGGCCCCCGGGGCTCGGCCAGGTGCCGGATCCCCGGCAGAGCCATGAGCTCGGGCCGGGCTCGGGCGCTGGGGCCGGCGGTACTGGTGGCCGCGGTACTGGTGCCGGGGTCGGGCCCGGGACCACGGCTGGGCCGGAGCAGGCCGGGCCTGCGGTGCCCGGACAGGGCAGGCCCGTGCACGACACGCTCGACCCGGGCCGGCCCGCGCAAGGCCGGCCCGGACAGGGCAGGCCCGGACAGGGCAGGCCCGGACAGGGCAGGGCCGGACAGGGCAGGGCCGAGTTGGGGCCGGGAGCCCGGCCGGGGAGCGAGTCCGGGGCTGCCCCGTCGAGTATCGGCGACGAGGGCTCGGCGCAGGCTTCCGCCCAGGGGCCTCGCGTCCCGGCACAGGAGTCCTCGTACGGCGAGGGCTTCGAGGCCGTCGAAATCCCCCGGCCCACGGGGCGCCGGCGCGGACGGCCGAGCCCTGCGGAGGAGCAGCACGAGCTGCCGGAACAGTACGAACAGCACGACCAGCACGAACTGGCTTCCGGCGCGGGCGAGAGCACGCGCGGTACTGGAGCCGGCAGCGGAGCCGGAGCCCTCGCGCTGCCGCCGGCGGGCGGCGGCAATGTGTCCGTACCGGCACAGAGCGCGGGGCGGCGCGCCCGGCGGACGTTGGCCGACCCGGCCGAGGCCCGCACAGATGTGACGCCCGATGCCCTTGGCCCGGGTGAGGCTGTCGAGACTGATGGCGGATCACTCGCGGCGCACGAGGCATCCGGTGCTCAGGTGTCGTACGAGGCAGGCGGAAGCGAAGGGGAGCAGAGTTCGGTCTCCAGCGAGCTGGAGCTGCCGGCGGTCAGTGGTGGCGGGCGCAGGGCGCGGCGCATTGCCGCAGCGCGTGCGCGGGCGCAGGCCGAAGCGGAGGCCCAGCAGGGGCCGCAGCACGCGCCGTTCGCGCTGCCGCCGGGGCCCGCCGCCGAGGAAGAGCCCAGCTCGGGCTCGGGGCCAGGTATGGGGTCGGGCGCGGGGCCGGGCGTGGGATCGAGTGCCGAGGCTGGTTCCGGTGCCGGCGTGGGAGAGCCGGACGCCGCCTCGTTCGGGTACGGCCTGAACGGAGTGGGCAGCCCCGCTTCCTCCCCCGCCTCGGATGCTTCCTCCCCCACTTCCCCCGCCTCAGCCTCCGCCGCCGCCTCCGTAGAAGAACAGCCCCAACAGGACGGGGCCCAAGCCGAGGCTGAGGCCCAAGCCGAGGCCGAGCGGCGGCGTGCGGAGCACTCGGTGGTCGCGGCGAGCCCGATCCTGGGCGGGTCGTACCCACAGCACCAGCTGCCCCAACTTCCCCAGAGCCCACCCATGCCGGAGCACGGCCAGAGCGGCACGGGCGGCTCCGGCCCGTACGGCTCCGAACAGGGTCCGCTCGTCAGGACGCTGGGCCAGGGGATGCCGTTCACCGAACGGATGGCCGAACAGGCCGCGCACCAGTGGCACGGTCAGCCTCCCCCGGCGTCCTCGCCCGCTTCGGCCATACCGTCCACACCGTCCACTCCCCCCGCGCCCGCCGGTTCCGGCCGCCGGCGGAAGCTGGCCACTCCGCAGGAGCGGCAGGAAGAGGCCGCGCCGGGTCAGGAACAGACCGGGCCTGCGGGGCAGGCGGCGCGCGGGCAGGGACAGGCAGCGCACGAACAAAGCGGACAGGGCGGACAGGGCGGACAGGCCCAGGGGCAAGGCCGAGGCCAGGAGCAGGGCCAAGCACAGGCCGAGACCGGCGCCCCCGCTCGGCCTCAGCCCGGCACACAGTCAACGGGTCGGCCCCAGGGCCGGCCCGCGCAGCAGGGCGGAGCCCAGCCCCCGGCCGTTCCCGGGCAGAACCCGCCCGGTGCCGGTCCGCTGCCGGGCCCCATGCCCCAGCCCCAGCCCCGACCCCAGCCACACTCGCAACCTCAGCCTCAGCAGCCGCAGCCGCAGCCGCAGAACGGCACGGGGAACGGCACCGGCCCGCAGCAGTTCGCGATCGGCGCCTCCGTCGGGCCGTCGCTCACCGAGGGGCCGGAGCCGCTGGACGGGCCCGACAGCCCGGTCGAGGTCTCCGACGGGCGCGGGCTCAGCATGCCCCCGTACGCCAGGGACGACGAGCTGCCGCCCGAGCCGCTCGACAATCCGCGACGGCTGCTCGTCTGGCCGGAGCCGGACGTGTCCACCCAGCAGGCGCTCTCCGATCGCGGCTACCGTCCCGTCCTCGTGCACTCGCGCGAGGAGGTCGACGCGCAGATCGCGGCCTATCCCGCCGCGCTCTTCGTCGACCCGCTCACCGGCCCGATCACCAGGACCGCGCTCCAGTCGCTGCGCACCGCGGCGGTCGCCGCCGAGGTGCCGGTGCTGGTGACGGCGGGTCTGGGACAGGCGACGCGCGAGGCGGCGTACGGCGCCGATCCGGCCGTGCTGCTCAAGGCACTGGCTCCGCGCGACAGCGAGCAGCACCCGCCCAGGGTGCTGCTGGTCGAGGAGCATCAGGCCATCGCGGGAGCCTTCGCGGCGACGCTGGAGCGGCGCGGCATGCAGGTCGCGCACGCGCCGACGGACGCGGAGGCCGTGAATGTCGCGGCCCAGGTCAGGCCGAACCTCGTGGTGATGGACCTGATGCAGGTACGGCGCCGACGTGCGGGCATCATCGACTGGCTGCGGGTCAACGGGCTGCTGAACCGCACCCCGTTCGTCGTCTACACCTCCGCCGACATGGATCCGGGCGAGCTGCCCCGGCTGGCCTCGGGCGAAACGGTGCTCTTCTTGGCGGAGCGCTCCACCAGCGGCGAGGTCCAGTCCAGGATCGTCGACCTGCTGACGAAGATAGGCGCCAACTGA
- a CDS encoding SSI family serine proteinase inhibitor, which produces MPRRTVTVLAVTAVALLGLAGPASAISPSVTPASASAASESATTASATSPGAVRSKDHLTFTVADSGNAALDGSYTVRCRPAGGDHPAPGRACAALEHATSGGKNPFEPVSSDAICTMVYGGPATARVTGTWHGRKVDARFKRSNGCEIERWNSLVPALPKTS; this is translated from the coding sequence ATGCCGCGCCGTACCGTCACCGTCCTGGCCGTCACAGCCGTCGCCCTCCTCGGCCTCGCGGGCCCAGCGAGCGCCATCTCCCCGAGCGTCACTCCGGCGAGCGCGAGCGCCGCCTCCGAGAGCGCCACCACCGCGAGCGCCACCTCCCCCGGCGCCGTCCGCTCCAAGGACCACCTCACCTTCACCGTCGCCGACAGCGGCAACGCCGCGCTCGACGGCTCGTACACCGTCCGCTGCCGGCCCGCCGGCGGTGACCACCCAGCGCCCGGCCGCGCGTGCGCGGCGCTGGAGCACGCGACATCCGGCGGCAAGAACCCGTTCGAACCGGTGTCCTCGGACGCCATCTGCACGATGGTCTACGGCGGCCCCGCCACGGCGCGCGTCACCGGCACCTGGCACGGGCGGAAGGTCGACGCCCGCTTCAAGCGGAGCAACGGCTGTGAGATCGAGCGCTGGAACAGCCTGGTCCCCGCACTTCCCAAGACCTCGTAA
- a CDS encoding TetR/AcrR family transcriptional regulator — MSDGSRTSRMRRTSVWLEERPGARRRATGAGQAEGLDRAKITAAAVRLLDTEGLAGFSMRRLAAELGVTAMSVYWYVDRKDDLLELALDAVEGELEVPDAEAEGADWREQLRQSASALRGLLKRHPWASGTLGSFLNVGPSATAFRLGVRRVLLRSGLPQAQADGALTSLFSFVYGHAAVEASWLSRCGEAGVSSEDCFHALRDTLGRRPEYAEGGEGVRPLEQRDFGVALECVIAGIEAMARAATPADTERGAAPKDRPAPVIPAQSTPADG; from the coding sequence ATGAGCGACGGCAGCCGCACGAGCCGGATGCGCAGGACCAGTGTGTGGCTGGAGGAGCGGCCGGGCGCGCGCCGCAGAGCGACGGGCGCGGGCCAGGCGGAGGGCCTCGACCGGGCCAAGATCACCGCCGCCGCCGTGCGGCTGCTGGACACCGAGGGGCTGGCCGGGTTCTCCATGCGCCGGCTGGCCGCCGAGCTGGGCGTTACGGCCATGTCCGTGTACTGGTACGTCGACCGCAAGGACGATCTGCTCGAACTCGCCCTGGACGCGGTGGAGGGCGAGCTGGAGGTCCCGGACGCGGAGGCCGAAGGCGCGGACTGGCGCGAACAGTTGCGGCAGTCGGCGTCCGCGCTGCGCGGGCTGCTGAAGCGGCACCCCTGGGCCTCGGGCACGCTCGGCAGCTTCCTGAACGTCGGCCCGAGCGCGACGGCCTTCCGGCTGGGGGTGCGCCGCGTCCTGCTGCGCTCGGGGCTGCCGCAGGCGCAGGCGGACGGGGCGCTCACCTCGCTGTTCTCGTTCGTCTACGGGCACGCGGCCGTCGAGGCGAGCTGGCTCAGCCGGTGCGGCGAGGCGGGCGTCAGCTCCGAGGACTGCTTCCACGCGCTGCGGGACACGCTGGGCCGGCGGCCCGAGTACGCGGAGGGCGGTGAGGGCGTTCGCCCCCTTGAGCAGCGGGATTTCGGCGTCGCGCTCGAATGTGTGATCGCCGGTATCGAGGCCATGGCCCGCGCCGCCACCCCCGCGGACACAGAACGCGGGGCGGCCCCGAAGGACCGCCCCGCGCCCGTGATTCCCGCTCAGTCGACACCCGCCGACGGGTGA
- a CDS encoding YceI family protein, which translates to MTGGASGAAADGGAGAGSGGTGSGGVRARVRTRDGWAVQHAVLTVTDMTGTQMLRAEADEEGVVRGGEPLPPGAYTVIATAIGYAPAASTAMVTASGRADLGTLVLARQGGVELPPPGAWTIDPMHSTIAATAQHLGISSVHGRFNEFAGRIEIAQDPDKSAVEAVIKAESIATGNEMRDQHLRSGDFLNIETYPDITYRSTGVDTAGTDRWTVHGQLSMHGIVRDVDLDLSYLGTGPDPWGGLRAAFRATAELRRQDFAMNYNQVVAAGIAAVGTTLRVDLDIQAVQGETLPFT; encoded by the coding sequence ATGACAGGCGGGGCAAGCGGAGCGGCAGCCGACGGCGGCGCCGGAGCCGGATCCGGGGGCACCGGCTCAGGCGGCGTACGGGCCCGGGTCAGGACCCGGGACGGCTGGGCGGTACAGCACGCCGTGCTGACCGTGACCGACATGACGGGCACGCAGATGCTGCGCGCCGAGGCCGACGAGGAGGGCGTCGTACGCGGCGGCGAGCCGCTGCCCCCCGGCGCCTACACCGTGATCGCCACGGCCATCGGCTACGCGCCGGCCGCCTCCACGGCCATGGTCACGGCCTCCGGCCGGGCCGACCTGGGCACGCTGGTGCTGGCGCGGCAAGGCGGCGTGGAGCTGCCGCCGCCCGGCGCGTGGACGATCGACCCGATGCACTCCACGATCGCGGCGACCGCCCAGCACCTGGGCATCTCCAGCGTGCACGGCCGCTTCAACGAGTTCGCCGGGCGCATCGAGATCGCCCAGGACCCGGACAAGTCGGCCGTGGAGGCCGTCATCAAGGCGGAGAGCATCGCCACGGGCAACGAGATGCGCGACCAGCACCTGCGCTCGGGCGACTTCCTCAACATCGAGACCTACCCGGACATCACCTACCGCAGCACCGGCGTCGACACGGCCGGGACCGACCGGTGGACGGTCCACGGGCAGCTGTCGATGCACGGCATCGTGCGCGACGTGGACCTGGACCTGTCGTACCTGGGCACAGGCCCCGACCCGTGGGGCGGGCTGCGCGCGGCGTTCCGCGCCACGGCCGAACTGCGGCGCCAGGACTTCGCGATGAACTACAACCAGGTCGTGGCCGCGGGCATCGCCGCCGTCGGCACGACGCTGCGGGTGGACCTGGACATCCAGGCGGTGCAGGGCGAGACGCTGCCGTTCACCTGA
- a CDS encoding MFS transporter has product MATTRPQPPAGGPRDAVQGANGGARHAAHGQHAQSAPAAQTSAAPPASGDTAGDAPMTHRQIMEALSGLLLGMFVAILSSTIVSTALPKIISDLNGSQSSYTWVVTASLLAMTASTPLWGKLADLFSKKLLVQLALIVFVLSSAGAGLSQSASTLIIFRVFQGIGMGGLSALAQICMAAMISPRERGRYSGYLGATFAIATVGGPLLGGVITDTSWLGWRWCFYVGVPFAIIALIVLQKTLHLPVVKRQGVKVDWLGAFFIAAAACTLLLWVTFAGDKYDWISWQTYAMVGGAIVLALIFVLVESKAKEPIIPLRLFRNRTITLAAVASLFVGIAMFGATVFLSQYFQLARGKSPTMAGVMTIPMIAGLFVSTTVSGQVITRTGKWKLWLCAGGVFMTAGLGLLGTLRYDTTYWHMAIFMVLLGLGVGMMMQNLVLATQNQVKPEDLGSASSTVNFFRSLGGAVGVSALGAVLSNRITHYMEDGFAKLGMKGGGATGGGGSALPDLDKLPGPVRTVVESSYGHGIGDIYLYAAPVALLSLLCVLFIREVPLRTTSGIEQDKEPQQQPAMAAAGPVADVAALSPGAGPAVERTAPQPVVQPAQPGGETQQFREYAAMAAAQPPQPSAPMPANGYGVYGTVRNADGLGVARAAVTLISLSGRQLGRSVAHADGSYGLDAPGAGSYVLIAAADGHQPQASTIVVGDEPLAHDLLLSGTSGLAGQVRGLVDGGPVQGAMVVVTDVRGEVLATGLTGEQGDYRFDELVTGSFTLAVNAAGYRPTAIPVEVQGQGVTRLDVDLASGARVTGTVRAGAGRRPLPDARVTLVDAAGNVIATSTTGEDGAYAFTDLDAGDYSVIASGYPPMASALRVTGPGVDAYDVELHHPDE; this is encoded by the coding sequence ATGGCAACAACCCGACCCCAGCCGCCGGCCGGGGGGCCCCGCGACGCCGTGCAGGGGGCCAATGGCGGGGCTCGACACGCGGCACACGGCCAGCACGCGCAGTCGGCCCCCGCCGCCCAGACCTCAGCCGCCCCACCGGCATCCGGGGACACCGCAGGCGACGCACCGATGACCCACCGGCAGATCATGGAGGCGCTGTCCGGGCTGCTGCTCGGCATGTTCGTCGCCATCTTGTCGTCGACGATCGTCTCGACCGCGCTGCCCAAGATCATCTCGGATCTGAACGGCAGCCAGAGCTCCTACACCTGGGTCGTGACGGCCTCGCTGCTGGCGATGACCGCGAGCACCCCGCTCTGGGGCAAGCTCGCCGACCTGTTCAGCAAGAAGCTGCTGGTGCAGCTCGCGCTGATCGTCTTCGTGCTCTCCTCGGCGGGAGCCGGTCTGTCGCAGAGCGCGAGCACGTTGATCATCTTCCGCGTGTTCCAGGGCATAGGCATGGGCGGACTCTCCGCCCTGGCCCAGATCTGCATGGCCGCCATGATCTCCCCGCGTGAGCGCGGGCGGTACAGCGGCTACCTCGGCGCGACGTTCGCCATCGCCACCGTCGGCGGCCCGCTGCTCGGCGGCGTGATCACCGACACCAGCTGGCTCGGCTGGCGCTGGTGCTTCTACGTCGGCGTCCCGTTCGCGATCATCGCGCTGATCGTGCTCCAGAAGACCCTGCACCTGCCCGTGGTCAAGCGGCAGGGCGTCAAGGTCGACTGGCTCGGCGCGTTCTTCATCGCGGCGGCGGCCTGCACGCTGCTGCTGTGGGTCACCTTCGCCGGTGACAAGTACGACTGGATCTCCTGGCAGACCTACGCGATGGTCGGCGGAGCGATCGTGCTCGCCCTGATCTTCGTGCTCGTCGAGTCGAAGGCCAAGGAGCCGATCATCCCGCTGCGGCTGTTCCGCAACCGCACCATCACGCTGGCCGCCGTCGCCTCCCTGTTCGTGGGCATCGCGATGTTCGGCGCGACGGTCTTCCTCAGCCAGTACTTCCAGCTGGCACGCGGCAAGTCGCCGACGATGGCCGGTGTCATGACGATCCCGATGATCGCGGGCCTGTTCGTCTCCACCACCGTCTCGGGCCAGGTCATCACCCGCACCGGCAAGTGGAAGCTGTGGCTGTGCGCCGGCGGCGTGTTCATGACCGCGGGCCTGGGCCTGCTGGGCACCCTGCGCTACGACACGACGTACTGGCACATGGCCATCTTCATGGTCCTGCTCGGCCTCGGCGTCGGCATGATGATGCAGAACCTGGTGCTGGCCACCCAGAACCAGGTGAAGCCCGAGGACCTCGGATCCGCCAGCTCCACCGTCAACTTCTTCCGTTCCCTGGGCGGTGCGGTCGGTGTCTCGGCGCTCGGCGCCGTGCTCTCCAACCGGATCACCCACTACATGGAGGACGGCTTCGCCAAGCTCGGCATGAAGGGCGGCGGAGCCACCGGTGGCGGCGGCAGCGCCCTGCCCGACCTGGACAAGCTCCCCGGACCGGTACGCACCGTCGTGGAGAGCTCCTACGGCCACGGCATCGGCGACATCTACCTGTACGCCGCGCCCGTCGCACTGCTCAGCCTGCTCTGCGTCCTGTTCATCCGGGAGGTCCCGCTGCGGACCACCTCCGGCATCGAGCAGGACAAGGAGCCCCAGCAGCAGCCGGCGATGGCGGCAGCAGGACCCGTGGCGGACGTGGCAGCCCTGTCCCCCGGGGCCGGCCCGGCCGTCGAGCGCACGGCCCCGCAGCCGGTGGTCCAGCCCGCTCAGCCGGGGGGAGAGACCCAGCAGTTCAGGGAGTACGCAGCAATGGCAGCCGCACAACCGCCACAGCCCTCGGCGCCGATGCCCGCGAACGGGTACGGGGTCTACGGGACGGTCCGTAACGCCGACGGCCTCGGGGTCGCCAGGGCCGCCGTCACGCTGATCTCGCTCAGCGGGCGTCAGCTGGGCCGCTCCGTCGCCCACGCCGACGGCTCCTACGGGCTGGACGCGCCGGGCGCCGGCTCCTACGTCCTGATCGCGGCGGCCGACGGCCACCAGCCGCAGGCATCCACGATCGTGGTCGGCGACGAGCCGCTCGCGCACGACCTGCTGCTCTCGGGCACCAGCGGCCTCGCGGGCCAGGTGCGCGGGCTGGTCGACGGCGGGCCCGTCCAGGGCGCCATGGTCGTCGTCACCGATGTGCGCGGCGAGGTGCTGGCCACCGGTCTCACCGGCGAGCAGGGCGACTACCGCTTCGACGAGCTGGTCACCGGCAGCTTCACGCTCGCCGTGAACGCCGCCGGCTACCGGCCGACCGCGATCCCGGTCGAGGTGCAGGGCCAGGGCGTGACCAGGCTCGACGTCGACCTGGCCTCGGGAGCGCGGGTGACCGGCACCGTGCGCGCGGGTGCGGGCCGCAGGCCCCTGCCCGACGCGCGGGTGACGCTGGTCGACGCGGCAGGCAATGTCATCGCCACGTCCACCACCGGTGAGGACGGCGCCTACGCCTTCACCGACCTGGACGCGGGCGACTACTCGGTCATCGCGAGCGGCTACCCGCCCATGGCGAGCGCGCTGCGTGTGACCGGGCCCGGAGTGGACGCTTACGACGTCGAGTTGCACCACCCGGACGAGTGA
- a CDS encoding MarR family winged helix-turn-helix transcriptional regulator, with protein sequence MAERSQYEELARQISAIGAVKREMARGLPPECPPASAAVLMLLHKHGEMRTSQLAELMAIDMSVTSRHVTHVADRGWIERHPDPQDGRSRLLRISETGERLLDELSTQTVESLAAHLHDWSDDDVAQLNTLLSRLRTSFGDCRARGGLPETHTTASH encoded by the coding sequence ATGGCCGAACGCAGTCAGTACGAGGAGCTGGCACGGCAGATCAGCGCCATAGGCGCCGTCAAACGCGAGATGGCACGCGGACTCCCCCCGGAGTGCCCGCCCGCCTCGGCGGCCGTACTGATGCTTTTGCACAAGCACGGGGAAATGCGCACCAGCCAGTTGGCAGAGCTGATGGCCATCGACATGTCGGTCACCAGCAGGCATGTCACGCACGTCGCCGACCGCGGCTGGATCGAGCGCCACCCCGACCCCCAGGACGGCCGCTCGCGGCTGCTGCGCATCAGCGAGACGGGCGAACGGCTCCTGGACGAGCTGTCGACACAGACCGTCGAGTCGCTCGCGGCCCACCTGCACGACTGGAGCGACGACGACGTCGCCCAGCTCAACACGCTGCTCAGCCGGCTCCGCACGAGCTTCGGAGACTGCCGCGCCCGCGGCGGGCTCCCCGAAACGCACACCACCGCATCACACTGA